A single region of the Pseudomonas sp. VD-NE ins genome encodes:
- a CDS encoding GumC family protein, translating to MNPKENYLHEFFRIFFANKQLVKRVFLIFAVIALLLPLVLKQSFDITAQVIVQSKKLSQGDATTSLTVDNATFIPPSLADMETESNILRSPALIRQTISELRDKGEYTPSPGIFSKLVAEPFKRYVSSPLRQYVINPVRNLLGLETDPVRDTALDALTQQAIDSLKIETLPGSNVISIVYSFPDPHQGTTFVSALLQNYLFSRQALQSIDLPQSFYESKKHLYQVRLDGLEGNRQALLESVGSSDPKEEITFRLNAINTEEQALNLYQDRLLQSQRWLEYLKTALAAASNNKLNDYTFPYTFTTTVDNVAFEDREIKQMGEQLTTQVSRYMNDLAVFQPGSEPMLLTREQIARTRGQFLKVVSNRIQERTNDLAVVKQVIDQKTARIAEFKNRIHELQQTQSKLRQMDTEIDALHAAFSTYAQRFAESSTTGALNDDLSNARVLSPPFEPTEAAFPKPGLIIPFGLFTGLLLAIALVYVREFFDHRFKHPAQISHELGLPVLLVINDQNALPSNPHKNWTVPSFLHWVRN from the coding sequence ATGAATCCAAAGGAAAACTACCTGCATGAGTTCTTCAGGATCTTCTTCGCCAACAAGCAACTGGTGAAACGGGTCTTCCTGATCTTTGCAGTCATCGCCCTGCTCCTGCCGCTGGTGCTCAAACAGAGCTTCGATATCACCGCGCAGGTCATCGTGCAGTCGAAAAAACTCTCCCAGGGTGACGCCACCACGTCGCTCACGGTGGACAACGCCACGTTCATTCCGCCATCGCTGGCGGACATGGAAACGGAAAGCAACATCCTCCGTTCACCGGCGCTGATCCGCCAGACCATCAGCGAACTGCGCGACAAGGGCGAATACACGCCTTCGCCGGGCATTTTCAGCAAACTGGTGGCCGAGCCGTTCAAGCGCTACGTCAGTTCGCCGCTGCGCCAGTACGTGATCAACCCGGTGCGTAACCTGCTCGGGCTGGAAACCGATCCGGTGCGTGACACCGCGCTCGACGCGCTGACTCAACAAGCCATCGACAGCCTGAAAATCGAGACCCTGCCCGGCTCCAACGTGATCTCGATCGTCTACAGCTTCCCCGATCCGCATCAGGGCACAACGTTTGTTTCAGCCTTGCTGCAGAACTATCTGTTCAGCCGTCAGGCTTTGCAGTCGATCGACTTGCCGCAGTCGTTTTATGAGTCGAAGAAGCACCTCTATCAAGTGCGCCTCGATGGCCTGGAAGGCAATCGCCAAGCCTTGCTGGAAAGTGTCGGCTCGTCGGATCCGAAGGAAGAAATCACCTTCCGTCTCAACGCGATCAACACCGAAGAGCAAGCCCTGAACCTGTATCAGGATCGCCTGTTGCAGAGCCAGCGCTGGCTCGAATACCTGAAAACCGCGCTGGCCGCCGCCAGCAATAACAAGCTCAACGACTACACCTTCCCCTACACCTTCACCACCACCGTCGACAACGTGGCGTTCGAAGATCGGGAAATCAAACAGATGGGCGAGCAACTGACCACCCAGGTCAGCCGCTACATGAATGACCTGGCAGTGTTCCAGCCTGGCAGCGAGCCGATGCTGTTGACCCGCGAGCAGATTGCCCGCACCCGTGGCCAGTTCCTCAAAGTGGTGAGCAACCGCATCCAGGAACGCACTAATGATCTGGCGGTGGTCAAGCAGGTGATCGATCAGAAAACCGCGCGCATCGCCGAGTTCAAGAACCGCATCCACGAGTTGCAGCAGACGCAAAGCAAGCTGCGGCAGATGGACACCGAAATCGATGCGCTGCACGCCGCGTTCTCGACTTACGCTCAGCGGTTTGCCGAAAGCAGCACTACTGGCGCGCTCAACGACGATCTGTCCAACGCCCGAGTGCTCAGCCCGCCGTTCGAACCGACCGAAGCAGCGTTCCCGAAACCGGGCCTGATCATTCCATTCGGTTTGTTCACCGGGTTGTTGCTGGCTATTGCCCTGGTCTACGTGCGTGAGTTCTTCGATCACCGCTTCAAACACCCGGCGCAAATCAGCCACGAACTGGGTCTGCCGGTGCTGTTGGTGATCAACGACCAGAACGCGCTGCCGAGCAATCCGCACAAGAACTGGACAGTGCCAAGCTTCCTGCACTGGGTGCGCAATTGA
- a CDS encoding polysaccharide biosynthesis/export family protein, with amino-acid sequence MNAKILVLLMLPLAGCSSTSETQNMPVNILTATPANAQATDMPKIEQTLRPQDVLDVIFHISTSGSDAYRVQSGDQIGLNFTAASQLNGNQLVLPDGTIELPGANTSVKIAGLTSDQAREEIQRAYQRKQLFQPNRNQLTVQIISPLTNEQNLKSALNHPATGMSREITVGTDGYASFPEIGAVPLQGMTVNQLETFLNQKYAQLPGRMTVDVLLKSTAGNEIYVLGEVGQPGSYPIRRPVSVLEALTLARGTNVKARLDSVVIMRRNGNQVQAVHYDVEKALSGDASQIAYLQPDDMLFVPKTKLASAGELARQLADVVLFQGVGFSFGYRVDNKDSNNN; translated from the coding sequence ATGAACGCCAAGATTCTTGTGCTGCTGATGCTGCCGCTTGCAGGCTGCTCGAGCACCTCCGAAACCCAGAACATGCCGGTGAATATTCTCACCGCCACCCCGGCCAACGCCCAGGCGACCGACATGCCGAAGATCGAGCAGACCCTGCGCCCGCAGGATGTGCTCGACGTGATCTTCCATATCAGCACCAGCGGCTCGGACGCTTACCGCGTGCAGTCGGGTGACCAGATCGGCCTGAACTTCACCGCTGCCAGCCAGCTCAACGGCAATCAACTGGTGCTGCCCGACGGCACCATCGAACTGCCGGGCGCCAACACCTCGGTGAAAATCGCCGGGCTGACCAGCGACCAGGCCCGTGAAGAAATCCAGCGTGCCTATCAGCGCAAGCAACTGTTCCAGCCCAACCGCAATCAGTTGACCGTGCAGATCATCAGCCCGCTGACCAATGAGCAGAACCTGAAAAGCGCGCTGAACCACCCGGCCACCGGCATGAGCCGCGAGATCACCGTCGGCACTGACGGCTACGCGAGTTTCCCGGAAATCGGCGCCGTGCCGCTGCAAGGCATGACCGTCAATCAACTGGAAACCTTCCTCAACCAGAAATACGCGCAACTGCCGGGCCGGATGACCGTGGACGTGCTGCTGAAATCCACCGCCGGCAACGAAATCTATGTGCTGGGCGAAGTCGGTCAACCGGGGTCCTACCCGATCCGCCGGCCGGTGTCGGTGCTTGAAGCGCTGACCCTGGCCCGTGGCACCAACGTCAAGGCGCGTCTGGATTCGGTAGTGATCATGCGCCGCAACGGCAATCAGGTGCAGGCGGTGCATTACGACGTCGAAAAAGCCTTGTCCGGCGATGCCTCGCAAATCGCTTACCTGCAACCGGACGACATGCTGTTCGTGCCAAAAACCAAATTGGCCAGCGCCGGCGAACTCGCCCGCCAACTCGCCGACGTGGTGCTGTTCCAGGGCGTCGGGTTCAGCTTCGGCTACCGCGTCGACAACAAAGACAGCAACAACAACTGA
- a CDS encoding CpsD/CapB family tyrosine-protein kinase, whose translation MDGSTNKSLSIANPSESNLTSTVLDLDLRILFLTAANPGAGITTSALALASQLAQMSSGQVLLVDASQSANNLTQQLNLSKERGLRDLLFNPDSPPLLQDCVVQVSSLPFHVLPNGRPIRTMEHLTAERLSPLLDQLGSQYRFVVIDGDAVYSAADTLVISTQVDGVVFVVRAEDTRWEAAQAAVQRLTQAGAKVVGSVFNRRKYYMPKWLYKNL comes from the coding sequence ATGGACGGTTCAACCAACAAAAGCCTGAGCATCGCCAATCCCAGCGAATCGAACCTGACCTCGACCGTGCTGGATCTCGATCTGCGGATCCTGTTCCTGACCGCCGCCAACCCCGGCGCCGGCATTACCACCAGCGCCCTGGCGCTGGCCAGCCAACTGGCACAAATGAGCAGCGGCCAGGTGCTGCTGGTCGACGCCAGCCAGTCGGCGAACAACCTTACGCAGCAGCTGAACCTGAGCAAGGAGCGCGGCCTGCGCGACTTGCTGTTCAACCCGGACAGCCCGCCGCTGTTGCAGGACTGCGTGGTGCAGGTGTCGAGCCTGCCGTTCCACGTGCTGCCCAACGGCCGGCCGATCCGCACCATGGAACACCTGACCGCCGAGCGTCTGAGCCCGTTGCTCGATCAATTGGGCAGTCAGTACCGCTTCGTGGTGATCGACGGCGACGCGGTGTATTCCGCCGCCGACACGCTGGTGATCAGCACTCAGGTCGATGGCGTGGTGTTTGTCGTGCGCGCCGAAGACACCCGCTGGGAAGCCGCCCAGGCCGCCGTGCAACGCCTGACCCAGGCCGGAGCCAAAGTGGTCGGTAGCGTGTTCAACCGGCGTAAGTACTACATGCCCAAATGGCTTTACAAAAACCTCTAA
- a CDS encoding sugar transferase yields MTGHEKGVPIQQLQRDKRMDPEQRMRLDAAIHRQGRGWFTGRDGGRPWQLSRTNRVVACLGALMILVLISPLLLGLALAIKYSSKGPVMFVQKRTGYRGRKFGMYKFRTMVANAEELKESLRHLNKHGADAIDFKIDQDPRITRIGGFLRRTSLDELPNLINVVTGDMRLVGPRPTSFNAYRYKDNHLARLAIYPGMTGLWQISGRSNIDFDQRVELDLSYIAEQSLLLDLKILLKTPFKVFSGHGAS; encoded by the coding sequence ATGACTGGACATGAAAAAGGTGTACCGATCCAACAACTGCAGCGTGACAAGCGCATGGATCCTGAACAGCGCATGCGCCTCGATGCAGCGATTCATCGTCAAGGTCGCGGCTGGTTCACCGGTCGCGATGGCGGTCGCCCATGGCAACTGTCCCGCACCAATCGCGTGGTCGCCTGCCTCGGTGCGCTGATGATTCTGGTACTGATTTCACCCCTGTTGCTGGGCCTGGCACTGGCCATCAAATACTCCAGCAAGGGCCCGGTGATGTTCGTGCAAAAACGCACCGGCTACCGTGGCCGCAAGTTCGGCATGTACAAGTTTCGCACCATGGTCGCCAACGCCGAAGAATTGAAAGAGTCGCTGCGTCACCTCAACAAGCACGGTGCCGACGCCATCGACTTCAAGATTGACCAGGACCCACGCATCACCCGCATCGGCGGTTTTCTGCGGCGCACCAGCCTCGATGAATTGCCCAACCTGATCAATGTAGTGACCGGCGACATGCGCTTGGTCGGCCCGCGTCCGACCTCGTTCAACGCCTACCGCTACAAGGATAACCACCTTGCCCGTCTGGCGATCTACCCCGGCATGACCGGCCTGTGGCAGATCTCCGGACGCAGCAATATCGACTTCGACCAGCGCGTTGAGTTGGACCTCAGCTATATCGCCGAGCAGAGCCTTTTGCTTGATCTGAAGATTCTGTTGAAAACCCCCTTCAAAGTATTCAGCGGCCACGGAGCAAGCTAA
- a CDS encoding NAD-dependent epimerase has translation MKVLVTGAAGFIGAHCVLRLMRDGHSVVGLDNFNAYYDPQLKHDRVQWVREQVGDFQLATVDLADAPAIEALFVRERPQVVIHLAAQAGVRYSLENPRAYLDSNLSGFLNILENCRHHPVEHLIYASSSSVYGANQHTPYSVKDGVNHPLSLYAATKKANELMAHSYSHLFGIPSTGLRFFTVYGPWGRPDMSPIQFARAISDGTPLKLFNFGEHQRDFTYVDDIVESIARLAGQPPHAQPEWDREHPDASTSMAPWRLFNIGGQHPVELKTYLALMEKHLGQKAIVELLPLQPGDVLNTCAETDDLVQATGFQPRIELDEGLGRFIAWFRDYYPTAYRPRAARG, from the coding sequence GTGAAGGTGCTGGTCACCGGTGCGGCCGGTTTCATTGGTGCGCATTGCGTGTTGCGATTGATGCGCGACGGACACTCAGTGGTAGGTCTGGACAATTTCAACGCCTACTACGACCCGCAACTCAAGCACGACCGTGTGCAGTGGGTGCGCGAGCAGGTCGGCGATTTCCAGCTCGCGACGGTTGACCTGGCCGATGCCCCGGCCATCGAAGCGCTGTTCGTCCGCGAACGTCCGCAAGTGGTGATCCATCTCGCCGCGCAGGCCGGGGTGCGTTACTCGCTGGAAAATCCACGGGCGTATCTGGACAGCAACCTCAGCGGCTTCCTCAACATTCTGGAAAATTGCCGGCATCACCCGGTCGAACACCTGATTTACGCCTCGTCGAGCTCGGTGTACGGCGCCAATCAGCACACGCCTTACTCAGTGAAGGACGGCGTCAATCACCCGCTGTCGTTGTACGCCGCGACGAAAAAGGCCAATGAACTGATGGCGCACAGTTACAGCCACCTGTTCGGCATTCCCAGCACCGGTTTGCGTTTTTTCACCGTGTACGGCCCGTGGGGTCGGCCGGACATGTCGCCGATTCAGTTCGCCCGGGCGATCAGCGACGGCACACCGTTGAAACTGTTCAATTTCGGCGAGCATCAACGCGATTTCACCTACGTCGACGACATCGTCGAAAGCATCGCCCGCCTTGCCGGTCAACCGCCGCATGCGCAACCGGAGTGGGACCGCGAACACCCCGACGCCAGCACCAGCATGGCGCCGTGGCGCCTGTTCAACATTGGCGGCCAGCACCCGGTGGAACTGAAAACCTATCTGGCCCTGATGGAAAAACACCTCGGCCAGAAAGCCATTGTCGAGCTGTTGCCGCTGCAACCGGGCGACGTGCTCAACACTTGTGCCGAGACCGACGATCTGGTCCAGGCCACCGGATTCCAGCCACGCATAGAGCTGGACGAAGGACTTGGTCGCTTCATCGCATGGTTTCGCGACTATTACCCCACTGCCTATCGCCCACGCGCCGCTCGCGGCTGA
- a CDS encoding UDP-glucose/GDP-mannose dehydrogenase family protein: MDVSVFGTGYVGLIQAAALADVGHRVLCVDIDPNKIKQLQQAVPPISEPGLSSTLEENIKAGRLLFSTQASDAVEHAELIFIAVGTPADEDGSADLSHVLSVARQIASHMEANRTLIIKSTVPVGTADQVLATANSELQRRDKTGLTVRVVSNPEFLKEGSALADCMRPDRIIVGTHDDEAREQMSELYAPFCRNHEKLMFMDNRSAELTKYAANAMLATRISFMNELANLTELLGADIEAVRKGIGSDPRIGYHFIYPGCGFGGSCFPKDLRALLHTAEHNGMPLKLLRSVTDVNDLQRHILFSKLKAQFPQGLAGKSIAVWGLAFKPNTDDMREAPSRYLMDALWAEGASVQAYDPEAMSECRRIYGYRNDLHLCATRDDTLEDADALVICTEWKNFRVVDFELLAEKLRSKVIIDGRNLYNPEQVAAAGLHYSGIGLRHIAPEGLRP; encoded by the coding sequence ATGGACGTGAGCGTATTTGGCACGGGTTATGTTGGATTAATACAAGCCGCCGCACTAGCAGATGTCGGTCATCGCGTTTTATGCGTGGATATTGATCCAAACAAGATTAAACAACTGCAACAAGCGGTGCCGCCCATCAGCGAGCCAGGTTTGTCCAGCACGCTTGAGGAAAACATCAAGGCCGGCCGTCTGCTGTTCAGCACCCAGGCCAGTGATGCCGTCGAACACGCCGAGTTGATCTTCATCGCCGTCGGCACCCCGGCCGATGAGGATGGCTCCGCCGACCTCAGCCACGTACTCAGCGTTGCCCGCCAAATCGCCTCGCACATGGAAGCCAATCGCACACTGATCATCAAATCCACGGTGCCAGTCGGCACGGCCGATCAAGTGCTCGCCACCGCCAACAGCGAACTGCAACGCCGCGACAAAACCGGTCTGACCGTGCGCGTGGTCTCCAACCCTGAATTCCTCAAGGAAGGCAGCGCCCTCGCCGACTGCATGCGCCCCGACCGGATCATTGTCGGCACCCACGATGACGAAGCCCGCGAGCAGATGAGCGAGCTGTACGCACCCTTCTGCCGCAACCACGAAAAACTGATGTTCATGGACAACCGCAGCGCCGAGCTGACCAAGTACGCGGCCAACGCGATGCTCGCCACCCGCATCAGCTTCATGAACGAATTGGCCAACCTCACCGAACTGCTCGGTGCCGACATCGAAGCGGTGCGTAAAGGCATCGGTTCTGATCCGCGCATCGGCTACCACTTCATCTATCCGGGCTGCGGCTTCGGTGGCTCGTGCTTTCCCAAAGACCTGCGCGCCCTGCTGCACACCGCCGAACACAACGGCATGCCGCTGAAACTGCTGCGCAGCGTCACCGACGTCAACGACCTGCAGCGGCACATCCTGTTCAGCAAACTCAAAGCACAGTTCCCGCAAGGGCTCGCCGGCAAATCCATTGCGGTCTGGGGCCTGGCGTTCAAACCGAACACCGACGACATGCGCGAAGCCCCCAGCCGTTATTTGATGGATGCCCTGTGGGCTGAAGGCGCCAGCGTGCAGGCCTACGACCCGGAGGCGATGTCCGAGTGCCGGCGCATTTACGGTTACCGTAACGACTTGCACCTGTGCGCCACCCGTGACGACACCCTGGAAGATGCCGACGCCTTGGTGATCTGCACCGAGTGGAAAAACTTCCGCGTGGTCGATTTCGAACTGCTTGCCGAAAAACTGCGCTCAAAGGTGATCATCGACGGCCGCAACCTCTACAACCCGGAACAAGTGGCGGCCGCCGGCCTGCATTACAGCGGCATCGGTCTGCGTCACATTGCCCCTGAAGGACTGCGGCCGTGA
- a CDS encoding sulfatase-like hydrolase/transferase, with the protein MFRYAKEWLLIIYLLLYAEYYIDRLNAIGLGFPVLLFGAMFLALTLALYLTAYIRQTLIRHVFALAMFASAVFFDVYTRVTADYLSYSSFVSLVYSGGFIQEAAYQYRDAILHGALNGLLLLFGIGLKPRHGLSIPNALRVAAPLCGVLLLSAVLFLRAGEGARGLPIMYTPLAYLNLFAYEALHNTVGPREPVTLARTSQAVGHDIVLIIDESISGNYLDINAPFGVHSNLKQARPGVDIFNYGYAASIANCSADTNVTLRYGGTRADYMRINSTLPSIWQYAKKAGLRTVYIDAQRTAGNLQNLMTDTEKKDIDQFVQFDQTSVRDRDMAAAAKLIELLNDDKPELVVINKVGAHFPVHDKYPDAFMAYRPTLPRGQFTEVADTGERNGFNGQPDDWVLYRNAYKNTVLWNVGEFFARVFAEANLNNALLIYTSDHGQDLHERGNPGLNTHCGGDPVEEEGLVPLVVIQGSDLKTLDWSAQLAANKDRSSHYNIFPTLLQLMGYDLAGIEAVYGKPLSVATADEFTFNYRFNARLGAKPEWKHIDLGSIVTPSQAPASVAAGQ; encoded by the coding sequence ATGTTCAGATATGCGAAAGAATGGCTTTTAATTATTTATTTGTTGCTTTATGCCGAATATTACATTGACCGGTTAAATGCTATCGGCCTCGGTTTTCCTGTACTTCTTTTTGGCGCGATGTTTTTGGCGCTGACTTTAGCATTATATCTAACGGCGTATATAAGGCAGACTCTCATTCGCCACGTTTTCGCATTGGCGATGTTTGCTTCGGCGGTGTTTTTCGATGTCTATACCCGCGTCACGGCGGATTACCTGAGCTACAGCAGTTTCGTCTCATTGGTCTACTCCGGCGGTTTCATTCAGGAAGCCGCGTATCAGTATCGCGATGCGATCCTGCACGGCGCCCTCAACGGTTTGCTGTTGCTGTTCGGCATCGGCCTGAAACCTCGCCACGGGTTGTCGATTCCCAACGCGTTGCGTGTGGCGGCGCCGCTGTGTGGCGTGCTGCTGCTCAGTGCGGTGCTGTTCTTGCGTGCGGGCGAGGGCGCGCGGGGTTTGCCGATCATGTACACGCCACTGGCCTATCTGAACCTGTTTGCCTATGAAGCGCTGCACAACACCGTCGGCCCGCGCGAACCGGTGACTCTGGCGCGCACCTCGCAAGCGGTCGGCCATGACATCGTGCTGATCATCGACGAAAGCATCTCCGGCAATTACCTGGACATCAACGCGCCGTTCGGTGTGCACAGCAACCTCAAACAGGCGCGTCCCGGCGTCGACATCTTCAATTACGGCTACGCGGCGTCCATCGCCAATTGCAGCGCCGACACCAACGTGACCCTGCGCTACGGCGGCACCCGCGCCGACTACATGCGCATCAACAGCACGTTGCCCTCGATCTGGCAGTACGCCAAGAAGGCCGGACTGCGCACTGTCTACATCGATGCCCAGCGCACCGCCGGCAATCTGCAGAACCTGATGACCGACACCGAGAAGAAGGACATCGACCAGTTCGTGCAATTCGACCAGACCAGCGTGCGCGATCGCGACATGGCAGCAGCGGCGAAGCTCATCGAATTGCTCAACGATGACAAACCGGAGCTGGTGGTGATCAACAAGGTTGGCGCGCACTTCCCGGTGCATGACAAATACCCGGATGCGTTCATGGCCTACCGCCCGACACTACCGCGCGGACAGTTCACCGAAGTGGCCGATACCGGCGAGCGCAACGGTTTCAATGGGCAGCCGGATGACTGGGTGCTGTACCGCAATGCCTACAAGAACACCGTGTTGTGGAATGTCGGCGAATTCTTTGCGCGAGTGTTCGCCGAGGCCAATCTGAATAATGCGCTGCTGATCTATACGTCTGATCATGGCCAGGATTTGCACGAGCGCGGTAATCCGGGCCTGAACACCCATTGCGGTGGCGATCCGGTGGAAGAGGAGGGGCTGGTGCCGTTGGTGGTGATTCAGGGCAGCGATCTGAAAACGCTGGACTGGTCGGCGCAATTGGCGGCGAACAAGGATCGCTCCAGCCACTACAACATCTTCCCGACCCTGCTGCAGTTGATGGGCTATGACCTGGCGGGGATCGAGGCGGTTTATGGCAAGCCACTGAGTGTTGCGACGGCGGATGAATTTACCTTCAACTACCGCTTCAATGCGCGGCTGGGGGCCAAGCCTGAGTGGAAGCACATTGATCTGGGCAGCATTGTCACGCCGTCGCAGGCGCCGGCGAGTGTCGCGGCTGGTCAGTAG
- a CDS encoding ABC transporter ATP-binding protein, with protein MLRVENVFKSYLTPQGPLPVLQGIDLTLASGSSLALMGESGSGKSTLLHLVAGLDKVDSGSIRSGEHRLEAMNEAQLANWRRTEIGLVFQQFNLIGSLRVEDNLAFQARLAGRHEPRWQAHLVQRLGLGDLLKRYPEQLSGGQQQRVALGRALASQPKLLLADEPTGSLDEATSDEVLRLLLELLDDTPITLLMVTHSQRVAARLAQRVMLSNGRLT; from the coding sequence ATGCTTCGTGTTGAAAACGTCTTCAAGAGCTATCTCACCCCGCAAGGCCCATTGCCGGTGCTGCAAGGCATCGACCTGACGCTGGCATCCGGCAGCAGCCTGGCGTTGATGGGCGAATCCGGCAGTGGCAAAAGCACCTTGCTGCACCTGGTGGCCGGCCTCGACAAAGTCGACAGCGGCAGCATTCGCAGCGGCGAACATCGGCTGGAGGCGATGAACGAAGCGCAATTGGCGAATTGGCGGCGCACAGAAATTGGTCTGGTGTTCCAGCAGTTCAACCTGATCGGCAGTTTGCGTGTCGAGGACAATCTGGCGTTTCAGGCGCGTCTGGCCGGACGTCATGAGCCGCGGTGGCAGGCGCATCTGGTGCAGCGTCTGGGGCTGGGCGATTTGCTCAAGCGTTATCCCGAGCAGCTTTCTGGTGGCCAGCAGCAGCGCGTTGCGTTGGGCCGGGCGTTGGCGTCGCAGCCGAAATTGCTGTTGGCCGATGAGCCCACCGGTAGCCTCGATGAGGCGACCAGTGATGAAGTGTTGCGGCTGTTGCTCGAATTGCTTGACGACACACCGATCACTTTGTTGATGGTCACCCACAGCCAACGGGTTGCGGCCCGTTTAGCTCAGCGAGTGATGTTGTCCAACGGGCGGCTGACGTGA